From a region of the Pleuronectes platessa chromosome 22, fPlePla1.1, whole genome shotgun sequence genome:
- the znf800b gene encoding zinc finger protein 800b has translation MVKAHKSGGRKSSHSLRRQTGGQTEKEEGQSQSDTKHPPQEQPRGGDKPSDDAQLRTSAPAEELSENCDQNETPMDVQEKGDSGQAKPMWKPIPPLLPEPEDSGSTTGGTRDQSCQTDEQLLQTSGHNTGLCVEPGDPPLLQQPLQTSKSGIQQIIECFRSGTSQLRHMLLREVDTIFECKLCRSLFRGLPNLITHKEYYCLSRLSESDGSSGDDRQSVAMKDLLDTIYPRADRPECVVRLEPIQTTTKAVFQYLTTEEDLARYPSHTPSARESPVAWEEPAEGGDNSQASQRGGAESHSSPGPNQGQKKWEAEEEAKAEQPPPEEEGSTSGVDDVTISCCLCGQDFNSRRSIRRHCRKMHKTKLEELRKFTETRTVPTSLLSMVKGRPRTLSAPTGKSCLVCLKTFATKANVRRHLDEVHRGLQRNPNTPSVSPKPGQTNTPEATPPRKSNNSSPTRSHNSKSTPVNTKTASSNQNQSKPQPQPPAAVQANPVSCRCTLCKRTYSSQLMLKRHMRIVHKIYSVKSNKPAAPAPPATTAATPNKNNNNNSSSSNNNNNSSSSTNVASSNNVRVKEEAVEPSADEEEEEEEEEEEEEEEEIDSSPAPSPSDSTATAKSVSVAPSSTKVKEEEAPLSTKMMPSSLSSSSSSSRAGSGVSVPNKSTKLSVGFDFKQLFCKLCKRQFSSRQNLTKHIELHTDGNEIFIKFYRCPLCRYESRRKRDVLRHVTVVHKKSSSYLGKIMPKLESRAVKRLAEAVLSSPSPNKRTSSGVKEEVNGRHASSSSSSPSPPVTRKQESSTAAPASSSSSLSSSSSSSAPPPAPPTRKQQEVSSPPFVPSPPVTRKQERQERQERQQTQQPRPISPPLTRRSEKHTHLRNSTSSTSISPSNPPPHTRRQEAQSESSSTGTSSTEVRVTKNFSLHACDQCGRAFAKKLYLESHKRSHRNAVTTASNKRKGVSTRSKSLVW, from the exons ATGGTGAAGGCCCATAAGTCAGGTGGGAGGAAGAGCTCCCACAGCCTCCGCAGACAG ACTGGTGgccagacagagaaagaggaaggtCAGTCCCAGTCAGACACTAAGCATCCACCACAGGAGCAGCCCCGTGGAGGAGACAAACCCTCTGATGATGCCCAGCTCCGGACCTCTGCACCAGCCGAGGAGCTCTCTGAGAACTGTGACCAGAACGAAACTCCCATGGACGTCCAGGAAAAGGGCGACTCTGGCCAAGCCAAGCCCATGTGGAAACCCATTCCCCCTCTGCTGCCTGAGCCCGAGGACAGCGGGAGCACGACCGGTGGGACCAGGGACCAGAGCTGCCAGACTGACGAGCAGCTTCTCCAGACCAGTGGTCATAACACAG gtcTCTGTGTGGAGCCCGGagatcctcctctcctccaacaGCCTCTGCAGACGTCCAAGTCTGGGATTCAGCAGATAATTGAATGCTTCCGTTCAG GCACCAGTCAGCTGAGACACATGCTGCTGAGGGAGGTGGACACCATCTTCGAGTGTAAACTGTGCCGAAGTCTGTTCAGGGGCCTGCCCAACCTCATCACACATAAAGAGTACTACTGCCTTTCACGGCTGTCTGAATCCGACG GTTCATCGGGGGACGACAGACAGAGTGTGGCCATGAAGGATTTACTGGACACCATATATCCCAGAGCCGACCGACCAGAATGCGTGGTCCGACTGGAGCCCATTCAGACCACTACCAAGGCTGTGTTCCAGTACCTCACCACAGAAGAGGACCTGGCCCGATATCCATCACACACACCCAG TGCCAGAGAGAGTCCAGTAGCATGGGAAGAGCCAGCGGAGGGAGGGGACAACAGCCAGGCGAGCCAGCGAGGTGGAGCCGAGAGCCACAGCAGCCCAGGACCCAACCAGGGGCAGAAGAAgtgggaggctgaggaggaggcgaAAGCAGAGCAGCCACCGCCTGAAGAGGAGGGCTCCACTAGCGGG GTGGATGATGTGACGATCTCCTGTTGTCTGTGCGGTCAGGACTTTAACTCGCGCCGCAGCATCAGGCGCCACTGCCGCAAAATGCACAAGACCAAACTGGAGGAGCTGCGAAAATTCACAGAGACACGAACAGTTCCCACGAGCCTGCTCTCTATGGTGAAAG GTCGGCCAAGGACTCTCAGCGCACCGACCGGAAAATCCTGCCTCGTGTGCCTCAAAACCTTCGCCACCAAAGCCAACGTGCGGCGACACCTGGACGAGGTGCACCGCGGCCTGCAGAGGAACCCCAACACCCCCAGCGTCTCCCCGAAGCCCGGCCAGACCAACACACCGGAGGCCACGCCTCCCAGGAAGAGCAACAATTCCTCTCCAACACGTAGCCACAACTCCAAGTCCACGCCTGTGAACACCAAAACCGCGTCCTCCAACCAAAACCAATCCAAACCTCAGCCTCAGCCCCCGGCCGCTGTGCAGGCAAACCCGGTGTCATGTCGCTGCACGCTCTGCAAGAGGACGTACAGCTCTCAG cTCATGCTGAAGAGGCACATGCGCATTGTCCACAAAATATACAGTGTGAAAAGTAACAAGCCTGCTGCCCCAGCACCCCCCGCTACTACAGCAGCGactccaaacaaaaacaacaacaacaacagcagcagcagcaacaacaacaacaacagcagcagcagcacaaacgtGGCCTCAAGCAACAATGTCCGGGTGAAGGAGGAGGCAGTCGAGCCCTCGGctgacgaggaagaggaagaggaggaggaagaggaagaggaagaggaggaggagatagaCAGTAGTCCTGCCCCGTCTCCAAGTGACAGCACTGCTACAGCTAAAAGTGTTTCTGTGGCACCCAGCTCCAcgaaggtgaaggaggaggaagcccCACTCAGCACAAAGATGATGCCATCATCcttatcttcatcatcatcatcctcccgTGCCGGCAGCGGCGTGTCCGTCCCCAACAAATCGACCAAACTGTCTGTGGGCTTTGACTTCAAGCAGCTCTTCTGCAAACTGTGCAAGCGACAGTTCAGCTCCCGTCAGAACTTAACGAAgcacatcgagctgcacacCGACGGCAACGAGATCTTCATCAAGTTTTACCGTTGCCCCCTCTGTCGCTACGAGTCGCGCCGCAAACGGGACGTCCTGCGCCACGTGACTGTCGTCCACAAGAAGTCGTCCTCATACCTCGGCAAGATCATGCCCAAACTGGAGAGCAGGGCGGTGAAGAGGCTGGCAGAGGCCGTCCTCAGCAGCCCGAGCCCCAACAAGAGGACAAGCAGCGGCGTCAAAGAGGAAGTGAACGGACGCCAcgcctcttcgtcctcctcctctccttcgcCCCCTGTAACGCGCAAGCAAGAGAGTTCCACAGCTGCACcggcctcctcttcatcctccttgtcctcctcctcttcgtcctcagCCCCacctcctgccccccccactCGGAAACAGCAGGAAGTCTCATCGCCACCGTTCGTGCCCTCCCCTCCCGTCACCCGTAAGCAGGAGAGGCAGGAGAGGCAGGAGCGACAGCAGACTCAACAGCCTCGCCCCATCAGCCCGCCGCTCACCCGCCgcagtgaaaaacacacacacctgcgcaactccacctcctccaccagcatCTCACCGAGCAACCCACCGCCACACACCCGACGGCAAGAGGCGCAGTCggagagcagcagcaccggGACGTCGTCCACTGAGGTCCGGGTGACCAAGAATTTCTCGCTCCACGCTTGTGACCAGTGTGGACGAGCTTTCGCTAAGAAG CTGTACCTGGAGTCTCACAAGCGCAGCCATCGTAACGCCGTGACGACAGCATCCAACAAGAGGAAAGGAGTCAGCACTCGCTCCAAGTCGTTggtctggtga